In Candidatus Latescibacterota bacterium, the following are encoded in one genomic region:
- a CDS encoding PorT family protein, with the protein MKRFIIAMALVVFMTGAVSAEGMMFGMKGGLNLANMTGDDVEDNKMKMAFGGGVWMNYAFTEAISLQPELMFMLKGMDYDITLGTETFEGIGKTTYLDLNILGKYSIPMEGNFSPNIFAGPYVGMLMSAEADIPNEAMDDLETQDMKDETKSMDLGVVFGVGFDYMLEEGCITFDVRYAMGLTTIDDSDSDDDMKNTGIMFMVGYGFNF; encoded by the coding sequence ATGAAGCGTTTTATTATTGCTATGGCACTCGTAGTTTTCATGACCGGTGCCGTTTCGGCAGAAGGCATGATGTTCGGTATGAAGGGTGGACTCAATCTGGCGAATATGACTGGCGATGATGTTGAGGATAACAAGATGAAGATGGCGTTTGGTGGCGGTGTTTGGATGAACTATGCTTTCACCGAGGCTATCAGTCTGCAGCCCGAACTGATGTTCATGCTCAAGGGCATGGATTATGACATTACTTTAGGCACCGAAACTTTTGAAGGAATCGGCAAGACTACCTATCTCGACCTTAACATCCTGGGCAAGTATTCGATTCCCATGGAAGGCAACTTCTCGCCTAATATTTTTGCAGGTCCTTACGTCGGGATGCTGATGAGTGCAGAAGCAGATATACCGAATGAGGCTATGGACGATCTTGAGACACAGGATATGAAAGATGAGACGAAGTCGATGGATCTTGGTGTTGTATTCGGCGTAGGCTTTGACTATATGCTTGAGGAGGGTTGCATCACCTTCGACGTTCGCTATGCAATGGGACTGACGACGATCGATGATTCCGATTCAGATGATGATATGAAGAACACCGGCATCATGTTCATGGTCGGCTACGGCTTCAATTTCTAG